A window from Ignavibacteriota bacterium encodes these proteins:
- the greA gene encoding transcription elongation factor GreA, giving the protein MANFVYLSQEKLHELEKELKDLKTNGRKNMAQRIAEARSYGDLSENAEYDAAKEAQGHLELKISKMEEMLAKAKVIDTSRFKEDEVHILSTVEVINMNNKKNYKYTLVSEEEADLQSGKIAITSPVGSALMGAKKGQIVEAKVPAGIIKFEILKIE; this is encoded by the coding sequence TTGGCAAACTTTGTTTATTTAAGTCAAGAAAAATTACATGAATTGGAAAAAGAATTAAAAGATCTTAAAACCAATGGAAGAAAAAATATGGCTCAAAGAATTGCCGAAGCAAGATCTTACGGTGATTTATCTGAAAACGCGGAATATGATGCAGCAAAAGAAGCTCAAGGTCATTTGGAACTTAAGATCAGCAAAATGGAAGAAATGCTTGCAAAAGCAAAAGTAATTGATACATCTAGATTTAAAGAAGATGAAGTTCATATTCTTTCAACTGTTGAAGTTATAAATATGAATAACAAAAAAAATTATAAATACACTTTGGTTTCAGAGGAAGAAGCAGATTTGCAAAGTGGTAAAATTGCAATTACTTCTCCGGTTGGAAGCGCATTGATGGGAGCAAAAAAGGGTCAAATTGTTGAAGCAAAAGTTCCTGCCGGAATTATTAA